The following proteins come from a genomic window of Bubalus kerabau isolate K-KA32 ecotype Philippines breed swamp buffalo chromosome 20, PCC_UOA_SB_1v2, whole genome shotgun sequence:
- the TRH gene encoding thyrotropin releasing hormone — protein MPSPWFLLAMALTLTLTGVPGGRAQLDVAQQEADLSEQQGLEDLLRQAERLLLLREDLQRLREDQDDSVSESQIFQPDWFSKRQHPGKREEEEADEGVEGEEEEGGAAGLRKRQHPGRRDDVAAWAVDAGQQKRQHPGRRASWLGYAVTKRQHPGRRLVDPRAQRSWEEAGEDEDEGQELMSEKRQHPGKRALGSPCGPRGPCGQASLLLGLLDDLSRGQGAEEKRQHPGRRAAWASEPLEE, from the exons ATGCCTAGCCCTTGGTTTCTGCTAGCCATGGCtttgaccctgaccctgaccggTGTCCCTGGAGGCCGCGCACAGCTGGATGTGGCCCAGCAGGAGGCGGACCTGTCTGAGCAACAGGGCCTGGAAGACCTCCTGCGCCAGGCGGagcgcctcctcctcctccgggaAGACCTCCAGCGACTGCGAGAAGACCAGGATGACAGCGTATCTG AGTCTCAGATCTTTCAACCCGATTGGTTCTCCAAGCGTCAGCATCCTGGcaaaagggaggaggaggaggcagatgagggagtggaaggagaagaggaagaaggaggggctGCAGGACTCCGCAAACGGCAGCACCCCGGCCGGAGGGACGACGTGGCGGCATGGGCGGTGGACGCGGGTCAGCAGAAGCGGCAGCATCCCGGCCGGCGCGCCTCCTGGCTTGGGTACGCTGTCACCAAGAGGCAGCACCCAGGCAGACGGCTGGTGGACCCCAGGGCCCAAAGGagctgggaggaggcaggagaggacgAGGATGAGGGTCAAGAGCTGATGTCTGAGAAACGCCAGCATCCTGGAAAGAGGGCCCTGGGGAGCCCGTGCGGACCCCGGGGACCCTGTGGCCAAGCCAGCCTTCTGCTGGGCCTCCTCGATGACCTTAGCCGGGGGCAGGGGGCTGAAGAGAAGCGGCAGCACCCTGGGCGGCGAGCGGCCTGGGCCAGCGAGCCCCTGGAGGAGTGA